The Candidatus Sericytochromatia bacterium genome includes the window CGCCCTGGGGTTGCGCGTGATTGCCGACCTGGTGCTGAACCATACCTCGGACCAGCACCCCTGGTTTCAGGCCGCGCGCGAGGGGCCTGGCCATCCCTACCATGACTGGTACGTCTGGAGCGATGACCCTGGCCGCTACGCGGAGGCGCGCATCATCTTCACCGACACCGAGCGCAGCAACTGGGCCTGGGACGACCAAGCCCGCCGCTACTACTGGCATCGCTTTTTCAGTTCGCAGCCGGACCTCAATTACGACCATCCGCCGGTGCAATCCGAGATGCTCGCGACCCTGGAACACTGGCTGGAACTCGGCCTGGATGGCTTTCGCGTGGACGCGGTGCCCTATCTGTTCGAGCGCGAGAACACCTCCTGTGAAAACCTGCCGGAGACCCACGCGTTCCTGCGTCGGTTGCGCGCCCGGCTGGCCGAACGTTTTCCCGAGGCCTTGCTGCTCGGTGAGGCGAACCAGTGGCCGGAGGACGTGTTGCCCTATTTCGGCACGCCGGAAGCGCCGGAGTTGCCGATGAACTTTCACTTTCCGCTCATGCCGAGGCTGTTTCTGGCCCTCGCCCAGCAACGCCGCGACCCGATCGCACAGGTGCTGACGCGCACGCCCCCCTTGCCGCCCGGCTGTCAGTGGGCCACCTTCCTGCGCAACCACGACGAGCTCACGCTCGAAATGGTCGATGAAGTCGAGCGGGCGGCCATGTGGGCCGCCTATGCCCCGGAGCCGCGCATGCGCTGCAACGTGGGCATCCGGCGGCGGCTCTGGCCCTTGCTGGAGGGCGATCGCCGTCGGGTGGAGCTGCTGCACGCCCTGCTCCTGAGCTTGCCCGGCGCGCCCGTGCTCTATTACGGCGATGAGATCGGCATGGGCGATGACATCCACCGGCCGGACCGCCACGGCGTGCGCCTGCCGATGGCCTGGGACGATGGGCGCAATTTCGGCTTCTCGGCGGCGCCGCCGAGTCAGCTGCGGGTCGCGATGCCCGGCGATCCGGGCCCGTATCACCCGCTGGTGGCCAACGTGGCCGCGGCCCGGGCCAATCCGTCGTCCTTCTGGCACTGGCTGCGCGAGCGCCTGCGGCTGCGGGCCGAGCACGTCACCTTGCGCCGCGGCGAATTCGTGCTGCTGGCGCCGGAAAACCCCGCCATCCTGGCTTTTCTGCGCACCATGGCGCATGAAGCGGTGCTGGTGGTCGCCAACATGTCGCCGGTCGCACAGGCCACGGCGCTCGAGCTTTCTGCTCACACGGGCTGGCGGGTCGTGCCCCTGCCCGGCGCTCGCCCCTTCCCACCTTTCGGCGATGAACCCTATCCGCTCACGCTGGGGCCGTACGGCCATCTGTGGTTGCAGCTGTTGCCACCGTCGCGATGAGGCGGCGGAGAGAAACCGGCCCTCAACCCTGTGGCGCAGGCGGCTGCTGGCTGAACTGTCCGCCGTCGAGGAAGCGCAGGCTCACCTGATTGAGGGTTTCGATCGCGCGCGCGTTCGGGTTGGTCAGCGGATGCAGCATGGGGTGGGGCACGGTGTCGGAGGCTGGGAATTCGAAAAATCCGTTGCGGGCCGCTCCCCCCGTGCGCACGTACGCCTCGCCGATCAGGCGCGGTGAGGCGGCGCGGTCGTTGGCCGTGGTGATGAACTGGATCGGCACGCGGGTGTTGGGCAAGGCCTGCATGACGGCATCGCCGTAGCGGGCGATCGCATAGATCGCGCCGACCGGGTGCTCCCAGTGGCCCGCCCCCGAATGCGTCGGCGTGGGCCCCCAGCTGTGCGTCAGGCGGTTGAGAAAGCGGCTGCCCTGGCCGAAGGTGAGCTGGTCCAGGCCCCACATCAGATGGTGGCCGAAGCGCGCCTTCGGATCGGCGCTGCCCAGATAGGGGGCCATGACCACGGCGCCTTTCAGTTCCGGGTAGCGGGCCGCCATGTCCAGCGCCACGTTGCCGCCGCCGGACAGCCCCACCACCTGGATCGGCCCTCCGAGGCCGCGCACCTGTTCCATCAGCTCGTCGGCAAATTGCCGGTAGCCCATGAACTCGTGGGACCGCAGCAACTGGCTCGCATCAGCGCTGCCGTCGG containing:
- a CDS encoding alpha/beta fold hydrolase codes for the protein MHPLTALRPPLTAPTGAIAARAALAPVGGSPVASFPQDQLSPGRATAILRLQALLAAEATLPLQNGSRSQLLLQPQPTGKGTVVLLHGWSAGTYQYELLAPQLLAQGFDVYIPRLPGHGFQKPDGSADASQLLRSHEFMGYRQFADELMEQVRGLGGPIQVVGLSGGGNVALDMAARYPELKGAVVMAPYLGSADPKARFGHHLMWGLDQLTFGQGSRFLNRLTHSWGPTPTHSGAGHWEHPVGAIYAIARYGDAVMQALPNTRVPIQFITTANDRAASPRLIGEAYVRTGGAARNGFFEFPASDTVPHPMLHPLTNPNARAIETLNQVSLRFLDGGQFSQQPPAPQG
- the treS gene encoding maltose alpha-D-glucosyltransferase, which translates into the protein MLQAPAWYHEAVFYELAPRTFCDGNGDGIGDFKGLTQRLPYLAELGVSCLWLLPMYPSPLRDDGYDISDYRAIHPDLGSLAEFQVFLRDAHALGLRVIADLVLNHTSDQHPWFQAAREGPGHPYHDWYVWSDDPGRYAEARIIFTDTERSNWAWDDQARRYYWHRFFSSQPDLNYDHPPVQSEMLATLEHWLELGLDGFRVDAVPYLFERENTSCENLPETHAFLRRLRARLAERFPEALLLGEANQWPEDVLPYFGTPEAPELPMNFHFPLMPRLFLALAQQRRDPIAQVLTRTPPLPPGCQWATFLRNHDELTLEMVDEVERAAMWAAYAPEPRMRCNVGIRRRLWPLLEGDRRRVELLHALLLSLPGAPVLYYGDEIGMGDDIHRPDRHGVRLPMAWDDGRNFGFSAAPPSQLRVAMPGDPGPYHPLVANVAAARANPSSFWHWLRERLRLRAEHVTLRRGEFVLLAPENPAILAFLRTMAHEAVLVVANMSPVAQATALELSAHTGWRVVPLPGARPFPPFGDEPYPLTLGPYGHLWLQLLPPSR